AATTGATAAATGCCAGTCGATAATATAAAACGCTTCTCAAATAAAAGGCAAATTGCACGATGACTTTGGAAAGCAGATTAGATTGATAACAAAGGCGCTGTCCGAAGCAAAAGCAGAGCACTTAAGTCTGATACGAGCAGTAGCAAGTATAATAATACAGCAGCAGTATAGGAAGCACTGACAGATTTCTGTGCATCTGTCATGAAATTTATTCTAGTGAAATAGATCGAATTTTTCGGACAAGGGAATGCTCTCATTACGACACAGAACTAGAATTACGCAACATAACATTTGTAAAAGTATgattaaattctaaagaaaatatatgttgagaatatttaaaatttgacataaattgaatgtgaaacaaaaatttaaacattgacGATTGGCACTGAATACCTCTACTTTCGTTAACCAACCGTTTAATAATGCACACAAACTTAATATATTGAACAGTATCTTACGAGGATTAAAGCATGAGAACCATTTCTTAAATGTAGCATTTCGAGACCAAACTATTTAGACCGCGCTtctaaagttatatttttctatttggaaatgtgttgctttaaaacggcgTTAATAAAACGAAacttcaatttagaaaaaaaataataaatttgaaaattaataaattaaattaataaaatttattttgattttcataaggtaatttatataaattaaggcatttaaatatttccaaaaatctttggttaaaaaatttataattgtattaagACATACGTGTAacttttacaacaaattttaagttaaaatctaaaattaagttTAAGTTTATATCTaaagtttaaatgatttcatttaaaaaaatgtagaaaagatTTCTatctgttgctttttttttctgtattcgtTTCTTAATCGCTCCAAAACTTAATTCCATCTCCTTTTCGTACTTAATCCTGTCTGTATGCAATGTAAACAAGGCAATGATAGTGCGTTTTGGCTTGAACCTATACTGCGAGTCTTTGTATTGAATCTTAATCCCATTTATAGGTATGCAATAAAAACTGTGGAAAAGAAAGCCGTAACTAGATTGAAAACCTCCCATAATGTTTAATACTGCAAGCGACACTGAATAACCCATATAGGTATTAGGAAAAGGTTTGATATCCCCGAGGCCCaacaatcaattttataaaaattcatcggCTTTTCCCGTTAAAGCTTCTTATCATGGTTAATCATAAGTGTGCGAGTGTGGATGCTTCGGGCTTGGTGTGCGAGTGTGGATGCTTCGGGCTTGGTGTGCGAGTGTGGATGCTTCGGGCTTGGTGTGCGAGTGTGGATGCTTCGGGCTTGGTGTGCGAGTGTGGATGCTTCGGGCTTGGTGTGCGAGTGTGGATGCTTCGGGCTTGGTGTGCGAGTGTGGATGCTTCGGGCTTGGTGTGCGAGTGTGGATGCTTCGGGCTTGGTGTGCGAGTGTGGATGCTTCGGGCTTGGTGTGCGAGTGTGGATGCTTCGGGCTTGGTGTGCGAGTGTGGATGCTTCGGGCTTGGTGTGCGAGTGTGGATGCTTCGGGCTTGGTGTGCGAGTGTGGATGCTTCGGGCTTGGTGTGCGAGTGTGGATGCTTCGGGCTTGGTGTGCGAGTGTGGATGCTTCGGGCTTGGTGTGCGAGTGTGGATGCTTCGGGCTTGGTGTGCGAGTGTGGATGCTTCGGGCTTGGTGTGCGAGTGTGGATGCTTCGGGCTTGGTGTGCGAGTGTGGATGCTTCGGGCTTGGTGTGCGAGTGGGGATGCTTCGGGCTTGGTGTGCGAGTGTGGATGCTTCGGGCTTGGTGTGCGAGTGTGGAGGCTTCGGGCTTGGTGTGCGAGTGTGGAGGCTTCGGGCTTGGTGTGCGAGTGTGGAGGCTTCGGGCTTGGTGTGCGAGTGTGGAGGCTTCGGGCTTGGTGTGCGAGTGTGGAGGCTTCGGGCTTGGTGTGCGAGTGTGGAGGCTTCGGGCTTGGTGTGCGAGTGTGGAGGCTTCGGGCTTGGTGTGCGAGTGTGGAGGCTTCGGGCTTGGTGTGCGAGTGTGGAGGCATCGGGCTTGGTGTGCGAGTGTGGAGGCTTCGGGCTTGGTGTGCGAGTGTGGAGGCTTCGGGCTTGGTGTGCGAGTGTGGAGGCTTCGGGCTTGGTGTGCGAGTGTGGAGGCTTCGGGCTTGGTGTGCGAGTGTGGAGGCTTCACGGAAACATCTTTACACGCCTGtcgtgttttaaaaaaaatcgagatacGAGTCTCGAACTCATTCCGTTTTAGACTGTTTGGCTAATCTCCCTAGGGTACAGTCATTAGAAGATTAGGTTAAACTCTTTGGAAGATCAAGTTAGGCTAggcggaaatttaatttttattaaatgcccTGAAGTGGGATAGAAGATTCTACCGTGTGTCAGACTTAGCTGTATATGCTGAAAGCCATGAAAATGCTTTGATTTGCGTAGTTTTtattataggcaccgggggcacaggatggcgttatgttatgtataCAGgtgtgatgaaataaaaaattagtacttT
Above is a genomic segment from Argiope bruennichi chromosome 1, qqArgBrue1.1, whole genome shotgun sequence containing:
- the LOC129962623 gene encoding putative uncharacterized protein FLJ46204 encodes the protein MPPHSHTKPEASTLAHQARSLHTRTPSPKPPHSHTKPEASTLAHQARSLHTRTPSPKPPHSHTKPEASTLAHQARSLHTRTPSPKHPHSHTKPEASPLAHQARSIHTRTPSPKHPHSHTKPEASTLAHQARSIHTRTPSPKHPHSHTKPEASTLAHQARSIHTRTPSPKHPHSHTKPEASTLAHQARSIHTRTPSPKHPHSHTKPEASTLAHQARSIHTRTPSPKHPHSHTKPEASTLAHQARSIHTRTPSPKHPHSHTKPEASTLAHQARSIHTRTLMINHDKKL